One stretch of Corvus moneduloides isolate bCorMon1 chromosome 16, bCorMon1.pri, whole genome shotgun sequence DNA includes these proteins:
- the LOC116452187 gene encoding cytochrome P450 3A9-like: protein MNLLPSFSTETWALLLLFMALLLVYGTWPFGLFKKLGIPGPRPLPFFGTCLEYRKGFMEFDNECFKKYGKVWGIYDGRQPTLAVTDPQIIKSVLVKDCYTTFTNRRRVDLAGALVNAITLAEDEHWKRLRTLLSPTFTSGKLKEMFPIMKHYGKILVENVQKQVKEDSPISVKDIFGSYSMDVVTSTSFGVNIDSMNNPKDPFVREMKKLVKFDFFDPLFILSFVFPFLTPLLAKAGVSFFPSDAVDFFMRSIAKIKQEREKEAHKGRVDFLQLMIESQHSAREGNNEANPSNKALTDIEVLAQAFIFIFAGYEPTSNTLGYLAYELALHPDVQQKLLQEINTVLPNKAPLTYEAIMKLEYLDMVVNETLRIYPLGGRIERVCKKDVEINGVTIPKGVVVTIPPYVMHRDPEYWPNPEEFRPERFSKENKESIDPYTYLPFGAGPRNCIGMRFALLSLKVAIASLLQHFTFQTCKETQIPIQLSSVGLLTPKKPIVLKLVPQTSTEPAKN, encoded by the exons ATATGGGACCTGGCCATTTGGACTGTTCAAGAAGTTGGGCATTCCCGGGCCAAGACCTCTGCCTTTCTTTGGGACGTGCCTGGAATATCGCAAA GGTTTCATGGAGTTTGACAATGAATGCTTCAAGAAATATGGGAAGGTCTGGGG GATTTACGATGGAAGGCAACCCACTCTGGCTGTCACTGACCCCCAGATCATCAAATCTGTGCTGGTCAAAGACTGTTACACCACCTTCACCAACAGGAGG cGTGTAGATTTGGCAGGGGCACTGGTCAATGCCATCACATTAGCCGAAGATGAACACTGGAAAAGGCTCCGTACTCTGCTCTCTCCAACCTTCACTAGTGGAAAACTAAAGGAG ATGTTCCCTATAATGAAGCACTATGGGAAAATTTTGGTGGAGAATGTTCAAAAGCAAGTGAAAGAGGACAGCCCAATATCTGTAAAGGA CATCTTTGGGAGCTACAGCATGGACGTGGTCACCAGCACTTCCTTTGGTGTGAACATTGACTCCATGAACAACCCCAAAGACCCCTTTGTCAGAGAGATGAAGAAACTGGTCAAGTTTGACTTTTTTGACCCACTCTTCATCTTGTCAT ttgttttcccATTCCTTACTCCTCTGTTGGCCAAGGCAGGAGTAAGTTTCTTCCCCAGTGATGCTGTAGATTTTTTCATGAGATCCATCGCCAAAATTAAGCAGGAACGTGAAAAGGAGGCCCACAAG GGCAGGGTAGATTTCCTGCAGCTGATGATCGAATCCCAGCACTCAGCCAGAGAGGGGAACAATGAAGCAAATCCCTCAAATAAAG ccctgacTGACATAGAGGTCCTGGCCCAGGCATTCATCTTTATCTTTGCTGGGTATGAGCCCACGAGCAACACCCTAGGTTACCTGGCCTATGAGCTGGCCCTGCACCCTGATGTGcagcaaaagctgctgcaggagatcAACACAGTCCTGCCCAACAAG GCTCCTCTCACATACGAAGCAATTATGAAACTGGAATATCTTGACATGGTAGTGAATGAAACCCTCCGGATCTATCCCCTTGGGGGGCGGATTGAGAGAGTCTGCAAGAAAGACGTGGAGATAAATGGAGTGACCATTCCCAAAGGAGTTGTGGTCACAATCCCACCCTACGTCATGCACCGTGACCCCGAGTACTGGCCCAACCCAGAGGAGTTCAGGCCAGAAAG GTTCAGTAAGGAGAACAAGGAGTCCATAGACCCGTACACGTACCTGCCCTTTGGGGCTGGTCCCAGGAACTGCATCGGGATGAGGTTTGCTCTCCTGAGTCTGAAAGTCGCCATcgcctccctgctgcagcatttcACCTTCCAGACCTGCAAAGAGACTCAG ATCCCGATCCAGCTGAGCTCAGTGGGGCTCTTAACGCCAAAGAAGCCAATTGTTCTGAAGTTGGTGCCCCAGACCAGCACTGAGCCCGCCAAGAACTGA